One Brachionichthys hirsutus isolate HB-005 unplaced genomic scaffold, CSIRO-AGI_Bhir_v1 contig_847, whole genome shotgun sequence DNA segment encodes these proteins:
- the LOC137914081 gene encoding BAI1-associated protein 3-like: MTTLLDLKSSVLRQVQRSQSLRSRREPPPTPGSPLTHCPDPLSCRISEESVEFFERVNAVLQKQDNMLRAAQAECQRGACTVPPPQEYVDQSFIPDRISRTELDLLYEEAVYTVVNRVGVPSSEHVKSDEALFGYLLKVFDMGEEEHDIILQKVQESKRASFSLRVSVVKAKNLMAKDANGYSDPYCMLGILVGQNPRDLEEKKERKFSFRKRREKLEKRCSTKEALPARCIQVTDVKPETLNPVWGEHFVFEIDDVHNDLLHLDIWDHDDDVSVAEACKKLNEVSGLRGMGRYFKQIAKSVRANGSASSGSEENADDFLGCINIPLNEIPVIGYDTWFKLEPRSSMSKVQGECHLILKLFTNQRDTALPKKDPTVTIHKKLLSQIIEYEHAHVKREPYNWNGQVSPPAWTALTHHAMQTDLSPLQQAIIRWQCYSSHHRTQRVCYSLLLRLLRTIDAEWDPTAVRGDLERQLSDSFRLYTEHCLCLMKNMRQVFPCTSAAAITRHELMLRGIGYMQNMRAFTTVCPLRNELHLDITTAVKKGSVEWYESLIAKYKPEDGTLEDQLKKLVLVVDCVCADVQRAKNIYNKFFYSAVKVDFLSITYRQLEKQVADDVNVAMERVCGTLEQESSRLTQSMGEAIFELFMSLKILKGFREFLPLKDSKMLALTGFHNWFKSSIHKWLQIVHDRSCDRIRQAVETDKLEHLQQSKHSSSAVAVTACFGQVHEIWLQMAWPDSAGAFIFITRLTDNFCSEAVCYSEMITRKIERNQLGRDHKSFTVQLCIGLNNMEHVRIFLGHLPRDLDWQGVERAMEESCGSDGKEQVYKALNGQLFNMDLDMQREAKRLTSQLSDKMLPELRRYIQHISLSPDSINNDDAVAPLMKYLQDTMVILVENLVKENLARVLQSMWELLLRMILEAVAENRGVQVEFYNRFQYTVETLLQFLHAKGEGLSLEDMKSGEYKVLDEELRLNKCSSFELIEQYYLEKISQQKTLKHTRYGRISVKFYYDAPEQRLTVEILHAADIIALDANGLSDPFVIVELCPHHLFPTAKSQRTQVKLKTLHPVFDELFCFHVSPEQYRHRFACLTFTVMDYDWLSTNDFAGEAVAPLSDFCWPGRPNASPAGKSVQPVILHLSRTKPSEKPIMRMLDARIGDREAQEFVRRLKEIEKSMEEE, encoded by the exons ATGACGACGTTGCTGGATCTGAAGAGCAGTGTGCTGAGGCAGGTGCAGAGGAGCCAGTCGCTGAGGAGCCGAAGGGAGCCGCCGCCCACCCCCGGCAGCCCCCTCACACACTGTCCCGACCCCTTATCTTGCAG GATTTCTGAGGAGAGTGTGGAGTTCTTTGAGCGTGTGAATGCCGTCCTTCAGAAGCAGGACAACATGCTGCGGGCTGCTCAGGCTGAG TGTCAAAGAGGGGCCTGCACAGTGCCTCCGCCGCAGGAGTATGTGGACCAGTCCTTCATCCCTGACAGGATCAGCAGGACGGAG CTGGACCTGCTTTATGAGGAAGCCGTCTACACGGTGGTCAACAGGGTCGGAGTGCCTTCATCAGAGCATGTGAAAAGTGATGAAGCGCTGTTTGGTTACCTGCTGAAG GTGTTTGATATGGGTGAAGAAGAACATGACATAATTCTTCAGAAAGTTCAAGAATCTAAG cgaGCCAGTTTCTCCTTGAGAGTTTCTGTTGTAAAAGCAAAGAATCTGATGGCCAAGGATGCAAACG GGTACAGTGACCCCTACTGCATGCTTGGAATCCTGGTGGGCCAGAACCCACGGGatctggaggagaagaaggagagaaagttCAGCTTCAGGAAGAGAAGGGAGAAGCTGGAGAAACGCTGCAGCACCAAGGAGGCCTTACCTGCGCGGTGCATCCAGGTGACCGATGTCAAACCAGAGACTCTCAATCCAGTGTGGGGCGAGCACTTTGTTTT TGAAATAGATGATGTCCACAATGACCTCCTACATCTGGACATATG GGATCATGACGACGACGTTTCTGTCGCTGAGGCCTGCAAAAAGCTCAATGAAGTCAGCGGACTTCGTGGAATGGGGAG GTATTTTAAGCAAATAGCGAAGTCAGTGCGCGCCAATGGATCTGCATCATCGGGATCTGAGGAGAACGCAGATGACTTCCTTGGGTGTATCAACATCCCTTTGAAT GAGATCCCAGTTATCGGCTATGACACCTGGTTTAAACTGGAGCCTCGGTCGAGTATGTCTAAAGTCCAGGGCGAGTGTCACCTGATACTGAAGCTCTTCACCAACCAG AGAGATACGGCTTTGCCCAAGAAAGACCCAACTGTCACAATTCACAAGAAACTGTTGAGTCAGATCATAGAATATGAGCACGCTCATGTTAAG AGGGAGCCCTACAACTGGAACGGGCAAGTCTCCCCTCCGGCATGGACCGCACTGACCCACCACGCCATGCAAACTgatctctctcctctccaacAGGCCATTAT CCGCTGGCAGTGCTACAGCAGCCACCATCGGACCCAGAGGGTGTGCTACTCCCTGCTGCTGCGCCTCCTGAGGACCATCGATGCAGAGTGGGACCCCACCGCTGTGAGGGGTGACCTG GAGAGGCAGCTGTCAGACAGCTTCAGGCTGTACACAGAGCACTGCCTGTGTCTGATGAAGAACATGCGTCAGGTTTTCCCCTGCACCAGCGCCGCTGCCATTACACGCCATGAGCTCATGCTGAG AGGAATTGGCTACATGCAAAACATGAGGGCATTTACGACCGTTTGTCCTCTTCGAAATGAACTCCATCTGGACATCACCACTGCTGTCAAG AAAGGGAGTGTGGAGTGGTACGAGAGTTTAATTGCAAAATATAAACCAGAGGATGGG ACTCTGGAGGATCAGCTGAAGAAGCTGGTTCTGGTGGTTGATTGCGTGTGTGCTGACGTGCAGAGAGCCAAGAACATCTATAACAAATTCTTCTACAG TGCGGTGAAAGTAGACTTCCTCAGCATTACATACAGGCAGTTGGAGAAACAG GTTGCAGACGATGTCAATGTAGCGATGGAGCGGGTCTGTGGGACTCTGGAGCAGGAGAGCTCCAGGCTGACTCAGTCAATGGGAGAAGCCATCTTTGAGCTATTCATGTCCTTGAAAATACTCAAAGGCTTTCGGGAGTTTCTTCCCCTGAA GGACTCTAAAATGTTGGCCCTAACAGGCTTTCATAACTGGTTCAAGTCCTCCATTCATAAGTGGCTGCAGATTGTCCATGACAGATCCTGTGATAGGATTCGTCAGGCTGTGGAAACAGACAAG CTTGAGCACCTGCAGCAATCCAAACACAGCTCCTCAGCAGTGGCAGTGACGGCATGCTTCGGCCAGGTACACGAGATCTGGCTCCAGATGGCCTGGCCAGACTCTGCGGGGGCCTTCATCTTTATCACTCGTTTGACAGAC AATTTTTGCAGCGAGGCTGTGTGCTACTCAGAGATGATAACACGTAAGATTGAGAGGAACCAGCTGGGCCGAGACCACAAGAGCTTCACAGTGCAG CTCTGCATCGGCCTGAACAACATGGAACATGTGCGCATTTTCCTGGGTCACCTTCCCCGGGACCTGGACTGGCAAGGCGTGGAGCGGGCCATGGAGGAGTCCTGTGGGTCGGATGGGAAGGAGCAGGTCTATAAGGCTCTCAATGGGCAGCTTTTTAACATGGACCTGGACATGCAGCGAGAAGCCAAACGTCTCACCTCACAGCTCTCTGACAAG ATGCTACCTGAACTGCGTCGGTACATCCAGCACATCAGCCTCTCTCCAGACTCCATCAACAATGATGAC GCTGTGGCTCCACTCATGAAGTACTTACAAGACACCATGGTCATCCTGGTTGAGAATTTGGTGAAGGAGAATCTAGCTCG AGTTCTCCAAAGCATGTGGGAGCTGCTTCTGCGGATGATTCTGGAAGCAGTTGCAGAAAACCGGGGCGTTCAGGTGGAGTTCTACAACCGTTTCCAATACACAGTGGAG ACCCTGCTGCAGTTCTTACATGCTAAGGGAGAGGGTCTTTCCCTGGAAGACATGAAGAGCGGAGAATACAAG GTCCTGGATGAGGAGCTCAGGCTGAATAAATGCTCCTCCTTTGAGCTGATTGAACAGTACTATCTGGAGAAGATTTCCCAACAG aaaacactgaaacacacccGCTACGGCCGGATCAGTGTGAAATTCTACTATGATGCGCCGGAGCAGAGACTGACGGTGGAGATCCTGCACGCTGCAGACATCATTGCACTGGATGCCAATG GACTGAGTGATCCATTTGTTATCGTGGAGCTCTGTCCTCACCACCTTTTCCCAACGGCCAAGAGCCAACGCACACAAGTAAAACTCAAGACGCTGCACCCAGTATTTGATGAACTCTTTTGCTT CCACGTCAGTCCTGAACAGTACAGACACAGGTTTGCTTGTTTGACCTTCACTGTGATGGACTATGACTGGCTCTCCACCAATGACTTTGCCGGTGAAGCTGTGGCTCCTCTCAGCGACTTCTGCTGGCCGGGGAGACCGAACGCCTCACCCGCCGGCAAGAGCGTTCAGCCTGTCATTCTCCACTTGTCTCGCACTAAACCCAGTG AGAAGCCAATCATGAGGATGCTGGACGCTCGCATCGGAGACAGGGAGGCTCAGGAGTTTGTCCGCAGGCTGAAAGAGATTGAGAAGTCAATGGAAGAGGAGTAA